In one Longimicrobium sp. genomic region, the following are encoded:
- the nth gene encoding endonuclease III: MPRESRRARRERTAEIVARLERAYPDSRCSLDHETPLQLLAATILSAQTTDAAVNRVTPALFARFRTAEDYAAASQEEMEGYLKTLNFFRNKSKALIGLGRALVERFGGEVPASMEALTTLPGVGRKTANVVLGVGFGIAEGVVVDTHVKRVAARLGLTREDDPTQIEQDLLALLAPEKRVIFTHLVIDHGRAVCTARRAYCERCVVATLCPTAPAVYREQAEDSVAKDLMEDVAPPAPDVMPSAL, encoded by the coding sequence TTGCCAAGAGAAAGCAGGCGCGCCCGGCGTGAGCGCACGGCCGAGATCGTCGCGCGGCTGGAGCGGGCGTACCCCGACAGCCGCTGCTCGCTGGACCACGAGACCCCCCTGCAGCTGCTGGCGGCCACCATCCTCTCCGCGCAGACCACCGACGCGGCGGTGAACCGGGTGACGCCGGCGCTCTTCGCGCGCTTCCGGACGGCGGAAGACTACGCGGCCGCCAGCCAGGAGGAGATGGAGGGCTACCTCAAGACGCTCAACTTCTTCCGCAACAAGTCGAAGGCGCTGATCGGCCTGGGCCGGGCGCTGGTCGAGCGCTTCGGCGGCGAGGTGCCGGCGTCGATGGAGGCGCTCACCACGCTGCCCGGCGTGGGGCGCAAGACGGCGAACGTGGTGCTGGGCGTGGGCTTCGGGATCGCCGAGGGCGTGGTGGTCGACACGCACGTGAAGCGCGTGGCCGCGCGGCTGGGGCTCACGCGCGAGGACGACCCGACCCAGATCGAGCAGGACCTGCTGGCGCTGCTCGCGCCCGAGAAGCGGGTGATCTTCACCCACCTGGTGATCGACCACGGCCGCGCCGTCTGCACTGCGCGCCGGGCGTACTGCGAGCGATGCGTGGTGGCCACCCTCTGCCCCACCGCGCCGGCCGTCTACCGCGAGCAGGCGGAGGACTCCGTGGCGAAGGACCTCATGGAAGACGTCGCGCCGCCCGCGCCCGACGTCATGCCCTCCGCTCTCTAA
- a CDS encoding helix-hairpin-helix domain-containing protein, producing MKAPEVAGVLAEIAMLLEVVGGDPFRARAYQNAARRIEATGADLVDLAAKGKLTSLPGVGEGIAAVIRELVETGESSLYNRLAAETPVGLYDLMRIKGLGPRRVRTVWADLGIDSLDRLEEAALAGRLAPLPGFGAKTEQKVLEGIAFARAGRGRRRLYAALEIAERLLDWLETLGGVSKADVAGEVRRDLEVVERVDLVAAAKEPAEVLAAFRALSGAAPAGPPEPDAAEIRFSDGLAARLTCVAPDRFVAALVRETGSAAHLRQLEERAESLGLSFAEDGLWRGGERLRPRSEKAFYRALGLDFIEPELREGWGEVEAAAEGRLPKLVEVGDLKGTFHCHTTYSDGRATLAEMAEAARERGWSYLGTGDHSQSAGYAGGLTPMKVRSQRAEVDGWNRAHGGKGKRRFRLFHGIESDILPDGRLDYPDDVLAVFDYVVGSVHSAFGIGEKEMTDRLLRAVSNPRLTILGHATGRLLLRRDAYPVDVRAVIDAAAEHGVAVEINADPARLDVDWENARYAAGRGVLVPINPDAHSTAALDNVQWGVRVARKGWLGARDVLNAWELEEVEEHFAKRKQARPA from the coding sequence ATGAAGGCGCCCGAGGTCGCGGGGGTGCTCGCCGAGATCGCCATGCTGCTGGAGGTGGTGGGCGGCGACCCCTTCCGCGCCCGCGCCTACCAGAACGCCGCCCGCCGCATCGAGGCCACCGGCGCCGACCTGGTGGACCTCGCCGCGAAGGGGAAGCTGACCAGCCTCCCCGGCGTGGGCGAGGGGATCGCGGCGGTGATCCGCGAGCTGGTGGAGACGGGCGAGAGCTCGCTCTACAACCGCCTGGCCGCGGAGACGCCGGTGGGCCTCTACGACCTGATGCGCATCAAGGGGCTGGGCCCCAGGCGCGTCCGCACCGTCTGGGCCGACCTGGGCATCGACTCGCTCGACCGGCTGGAGGAGGCGGCGCTCGCCGGCCGCCTGGCCCCGCTCCCCGGCTTCGGCGCGAAGACCGAGCAGAAGGTGCTGGAGGGGATCGCCTTCGCGCGCGCCGGGCGCGGGCGGCGGCGGCTCTACGCGGCGCTGGAGATCGCCGAGCGGCTGCTGGACTGGCTGGAGACGCTGGGCGGCGTGTCGAAGGCGGACGTCGCGGGAGAGGTGCGGCGCGACCTGGAGGTGGTGGAGCGGGTCGACCTCGTCGCCGCGGCGAAGGAGCCCGCGGAGGTGCTCGCGGCCTTCCGGGCCCTGAGCGGCGCGGCGCCGGCGGGCCCCCCGGAGCCGGACGCGGCGGAGATCCGCTTCTCGGACGGGCTGGCGGCGCGGCTCACCTGCGTGGCCCCCGACCGCTTCGTGGCCGCGCTGGTGCGGGAGACCGGGAGCGCGGCGCACCTGCGGCAGCTCGAAGAGCGGGCGGAGTCGCTGGGCTTGAGCTTCGCGGAAGACGGGCTGTGGCGCGGCGGGGAGCGGCTCAGGCCCCGGAGCGAGAAGGCGTTCTACCGGGCGCTGGGGCTCGACTTCATCGAGCCGGAGCTGCGCGAGGGGTGGGGCGAGGTCGAGGCGGCGGCGGAGGGGCGGCTGCCGAAGCTCGTCGAGGTGGGCGACCTCAAGGGCACCTTCCACTGCCACACCACGTACTCCGACGGGCGCGCCACGCTGGCGGAGATGGCCGAGGCGGCCCGGGAGCGCGGCTGGAGCTACCTGGGCACCGGCGACCACTCGCAGTCGGCCGGGTACGCGGGCGGGCTCACGCCGATGAAGGTGCGGTCGCAGCGCGCGGAGGTGGACGGCTGGAACCGCGCGCACGGGGGGAAGGGGAAGCGGCGCTTCCGCCTCTTCCACGGCATCGAGAGCGACATCCTCCCCGACGGGCGGCTGGACTACCCCGACGACGTGCTGGCGGTCTTCGACTACGTGGTGGGCTCGGTGCACTCGGCGTTCGGGATCGGGGAGAAGGAGATGACCGACCGCCTGCTGCGCGCCGTCTCCAACCCCCGCCTCACCATCCTGGGGCACGCCACGGGGCGGCTGCTGCTGCGCCGCGACGCCTACCCGGTGGACGTGCGCGCGGTGATCGACGCGGCGGCCGAGCACGGGGTGGCGGTGGAGATCAACGCCGACCCGGCGCGGCTGGACGTGGACTGGGAGAACGCCCGCTACGCCGCCGGGCGCGGGGTGCTGGTCCCCATCAACCCCGACGCGCACTCCACCGCCGCGCTCGACAACGTGCAGTGGGGCGTGCGCGTGGCGAGGAAGGGGTGGCTGGGCGCGCGTGACGTGCTGAACGCGTGGGAACTGGAAGAAGTCGAGGAGCACTTTGCCAAGAGAAAGCAGGCGCGCCCGGCGTGA